The Micromonospora sediminicola genome contains a region encoding:
- a CDS encoding response regulator transcription factor, with product MRILLVEDDRRVAAALSSALTRRGYQVEHAATVAAALSAAPCDLVLLDLTLPDGDGTDLCRELRRRSSQLGIIAVTARGEERDRVLGLRLGADDYVVKPFSMVELQARIEAVLRRAAHTVPERNLIEAGEVRIDVGGRTVTVSGRAVALTRKEFDILLSLARQPGVAVPRDRILLDVWGTTWADRHTVEVHVGSLRGKLGDPTLVETVRGVGYRLRGA from the coding sequence GTGCGAATCCTCCTGGTCGAGGACGACCGTCGGGTCGCCGCGGCCCTGTCGTCCGCGCTGACCCGGCGCGGCTACCAGGTGGAACACGCCGCCACCGTCGCCGCCGCGCTCTCCGCCGCCCCCTGCGACCTGGTCCTGCTCGACCTCACGCTGCCCGACGGCGACGGCACCGACCTGTGCCGGGAGCTGCGCCGGCGCAGCAGCCAGCTCGGCATCATCGCGGTCACCGCCCGGGGCGAGGAACGCGACCGGGTGCTCGGCCTGCGGCTGGGCGCCGACGACTACGTGGTCAAGCCGTTCTCGATGGTGGAGTTGCAGGCCCGGATCGAGGCGGTGCTGCGCCGGGCCGCGCACACCGTCCCGGAGCGTAACCTGATCGAGGCGGGCGAGGTCCGCATCGACGTGGGCGGCCGGACGGTCACCGTGTCCGGCCGGGCGGTGGCGTTGACCCGCAAGGAGTTCGACATCCTGCTCTCCCTGGCCCGGCAGCCCGGGGTGGCCGTGCCACGCGACCGCATCCTGCTCGACGTCTGGGGCACCACCTGGGCCGACCGGCACACCGTCGAGGTGCACGTCGGGTCGCTGCGCGGCAAGCTCGGCGACCCGACCCTGGTGGAGACCGTGCGCGGGGTCGGCTACCGGCTCCGCGGCGCGTGA
- a CDS encoding sensor histidine kinase: MRRRLVISYLLLMVLVLFALETPLAVTLASRETDRVRADRLADATRFASLAGPALRGGGPGPLGGELAAYDDLYGIGAAVVDRDRRTVAASPRWELGAGTGPALDTALSGQQFSGPESVWPWVDGPLVTAVPINDGGEVLGAVVTTTPADPVRRTVTAWWLLLAGIGLLAVLACVSTAFGLAGWVLRPVTELDSVTHEIAEGRRTARVRPRLGPPELRRLAASFNHMADAVSDVMDRQRAFVAHASHQLRNPLTALRLRVEELGPSLTDPDGRAEHQLALEETDRLATVLDALLTLARAEREENQRVTVDASAAAASRVTAWLPLARHRSVTLRLDPGEAPAYARTVPTAIDQALDALIDNAVKFSGAEGEVTVTVRPADGGTALTVRDTGPGMTASQLDQATERFWRAPDAQNVDGAGLGLTIAAVLVDASDGRLTMRQGEPRGLVAELWFPAPPDDPGGAVEPPAPRRAEEPVGT, translated from the coding sequence GTGCGCCGCCGGCTGGTGATCAGCTACCTGCTGCTGATGGTGCTGGTGCTGTTCGCGCTGGAGACCCCGCTGGCGGTCACCCTGGCCTCCCGGGAGACCGACCGGGTACGCGCCGACCGGCTCGCCGACGCCACCCGCTTCGCGTCGCTGGCCGGTCCGGCGCTGCGCGGCGGCGGGCCCGGCCCGCTCGGTGGGGAGCTGGCCGCCTACGACGACCTCTACGGCATCGGCGCGGCGGTGGTGGACCGCGACCGGCGTACCGTCGCCGCCTCGCCCCGGTGGGAGCTGGGTGCGGGCACCGGCCCGGCGCTCGACACGGCGCTGTCCGGGCAGCAGTTCAGCGGCCCGGAGTCGGTCTGGCCCTGGGTGGACGGCCCGCTGGTGACGGCGGTCCCGATCAACGACGGCGGCGAGGTGCTCGGCGCCGTGGTCACCACCACCCCGGCGGACCCGGTGCGCCGCACCGTCACCGCGTGGTGGCTGCTGCTCGCCGGCATCGGCCTGCTCGCGGTGCTGGCCTGCGTCTCCACCGCGTTCGGGCTGGCCGGATGGGTGCTGCGCCCGGTCACCGAGCTGGACTCGGTGACCCACGAGATCGCCGAGGGCCGCCGCACCGCCCGGGTCCGGCCCCGGCTCGGCCCGCCGGAGCTGCGCCGGCTGGCGGCCAGCTTCAACCACATGGCCGACGCGGTCTCCGACGTGATGGACCGCCAGCGGGCCTTCGTCGCGCACGCCAGCCACCAGCTGCGCAACCCGCTGACCGCGTTGCGGCTGCGGGTGGAGGAGCTGGGACCCAGCCTCACCGACCCGGACGGCCGGGCCGAGCACCAACTGGCGCTGGAGGAGACCGACCGGCTGGCCACCGTCCTCGACGCGCTGCTCACCCTGGCCCGGGCCGAACGGGAGGAGAACCAGCGGGTCACCGTGGACGCCTCCGCGGCGGCCGCGTCCCGGGTGACGGCCTGGCTGCCACTGGCTCGACACCGGTCGGTCACCCTCCGCCTCGACCCGGGCGAGGCGCCGGCGTACGCCCGGACCGTGCCGACCGCGATCGACCAGGCACTCGACGCCCTGATCGACAACGCGGTCAAGTTCAGCGGCGCCGAGGGAGAGGTGACGGTGACCGTCCGACCGGCCGACGGCGGGACGGCGCTGACCGTGCGCGACACCGGTCCGGGCATGACGGCCAGCCAGCTGGACCAGGCCACGGAGCGGTTCTGGCGGGCGCCGGACGCGCAGAACGTGGACGGCGCCGGGCTCGGGCTGACCATCGCCGCGGTGCTCGTCGACGCGTCCGACGGCCGGCTCACCATGCGCCAGGGCGAGCCGCGCGGGCTGGTCGCCGAGCTGTGGTTCCCGGCGCCGCCCGACGACCCGGGCGGCGCGGTCGAACCGCCCGCCCCGCGGCGCGCCGAGGAACCGGTCGGCACCTGA
- a CDS encoding TAXI family TRAP transporter solute-binding subunit, producing MSRHWSVRGRRRTAAPLALLLLLVTAVAGCRDEPTEPVRIRIATGSPTAVYHAFGQSLAALLNRELPGVRADVVVTAASAQNVRLVGSGEAELGFTQADVLPPREPEHPRVLAVARVYDDLLHLVTTAGGPVRTLADLRGRRVSVGADGSGTEVTATRLLDVAQLDGDRVRQEHLGLDDSVTALREGRIDAFFFSGGLPVRGVAELARQTSLRMVDLGDWTEPLRRAYGEVYVTRDIPRSVYQADPVSTVANPNYLIVSAELPATLVREVTRLLMERREELAAAHPAAGRMSPRSAIVTTPLPLHPGAAQWYRAAKP from the coding sequence GTGAGCCGACACTGGTCTGTGCGCGGCCGGCGCCGGACCGCGGCCCCGCTGGCCCTGTTGCTGCTGCTCGTCACCGCCGTCGCCGGCTGCCGCGACGAGCCCACCGAGCCGGTGCGGATCCGGATCGCCACCGGCAGCCCGACCGCGGTCTACCACGCGTTCGGCCAGTCGCTGGCCGCCCTGCTCAACCGGGAGCTGCCCGGGGTGCGGGCGGACGTCGTGGTCACCGCGGCCTCCGCGCAGAACGTCCGGCTGGTCGGCTCCGGCGAGGCGGAGCTGGGCTTCACCCAGGCCGACGTGCTGCCGCCCCGCGAGCCGGAGCACCCCCGCGTGCTCGCCGTGGCGCGGGTCTACGACGACCTCCTGCACCTGGTGACCACCGCCGGTGGTCCGGTGCGCACGCTCGCCGACCTGCGCGGCCGGCGGGTGTCGGTGGGCGCCGACGGCTCGGGCACCGAGGTGACCGCCACCCGGCTGCTGGACGTGGCGCAGCTCGACGGCGACCGGGTCCGGCAGGAGCACCTGGGGCTGGACGACTCGGTGACCGCCCTGCGCGAGGGCCGGATCGACGCCTTCTTCTTCTCCGGCGGCCTGCCCGTGCGCGGCGTCGCGGAGCTGGCCCGACAGACCTCCCTGCGGATGGTCGACCTGGGCGACTGGACCGAGCCGTTGCGGCGCGCGTACGGGGAGGTCTACGTGACCCGGGACATCCCCCGCTCGGTCTACCAGGCGGATCCGGTCAGCACGGTGGCGAACCCGAACTACCTGATCGTCAGCGCCGAGCTGCCCGCCACGCTGGTGCGTGAGGTGACCCGGCTGCTGATGGAGCGGCGGGAGGAGCTGGCCGCCGCGCACCCGGCCGCCGGGCGGATGAGCCCCCGGTCGGCGATCGTCACCACGCCGTTGCCGCTGCACCCGGGCGCGGCGCAGTGGTACCGCGCGGCCAAGCCCTGA
- a CDS encoding App1 family protein: protein MPPTPPDQLAVPQLHRAARIEDALHGLVERRLKRTGWQPNIIAYAGYGAPGWARVLCRVLLGRPDTRRRGRLDKVRGWRSFATLPAKHARVMIEVNGVRQEVTADRSGFVDTVVEGDFTPGWGCVRLSVADAEPVEALVRILDPNVRFGILSDIDDTVMVTALPRPLLAAWNTFVLDEHARTAVPGMAVLYERLATAHPGAPVFYLSTGAWNVAPTLTRFLSRHLYPAGPLLLTDWGPTADRWFRSGREHKRATLARLAREFPEVRWLLIGDDGQHDPEIYREFAAAHPDNVAGVAIRRLSPTQSVLAGSLPAPAGRSSSGPVGQKWLSAPDGAGLWKLLREADLV, encoded by the coding sequence GTGCCACCCACACCACCGGACCAGCTGGCCGTGCCGCAACTGCACCGCGCCGCCCGCATCGAGGACGCCCTGCACGGGCTCGTGGAACGCCGGCTGAAGCGCACCGGGTGGCAGCCCAACATCATCGCGTACGCGGGCTACGGCGCCCCCGGCTGGGCGCGGGTGCTCTGCCGCGTGCTGCTCGGCCGCCCGGACACCCGCCGGCGGGGCCGGCTGGACAAGGTGCGGGGCTGGCGCAGCTTCGCCACCCTGCCGGCCAAGCACGCCCGGGTGATGATCGAGGTCAACGGCGTGCGCCAGGAGGTGACCGCCGACCGCAGCGGCTTCGTCGACACCGTCGTCGAGGGCGACTTCACCCCCGGCTGGGGCTGCGTACGCCTCAGCGTCGCCGACGCCGAGCCGGTGGAGGCGCTGGTACGCATCCTCGACCCGAACGTCCGGTTCGGCATCCTCTCCGACATCGACGACACGGTCATGGTGACCGCGCTGCCCCGACCGCTGCTCGCCGCGTGGAACACGTTCGTCCTCGACGAGCACGCCCGCACCGCGGTCCCCGGCATGGCGGTGCTCTACGAGCGCCTGGCCACCGCCCACCCCGGCGCGCCGGTCTTCTACCTCTCCACCGGCGCCTGGAACGTCGCGCCGACGCTGACCCGGTTCCTCTCCCGCCACCTCTACCCGGCCGGCCCGCTGCTGCTCACCGACTGGGGGCCGACGGCCGACCGCTGGTTCCGCAGCGGGCGGGAGCACAAGCGGGCCACGCTGGCCCGGCTGGCCCGCGAGTTCCCCGAGGTGCGCTGGCTGCTCATCGGCGACGACGGCCAGCACGACCCGGAGATCTACCGGGAGTTCGCCGCCGCCCACCCGGACAACGTGGCCGGCGTGGCGATCCGGCGGCTGTCGCCGACCCAGTCGGTGCTGGCCGGCAGCCTGCCCGCGCCCGCGGGTCGCTCCTCGTCCGGCCCGGTGGGTCAGAAGTGGCTGAGCGCCCCCGACGGCGCCGGCCTGTGGAAACTCCTCCGCGAAGCCGACCTGGTCTGA
- a CDS encoding CDP-glycerol glycerophosphotransferase family protein: MFSRVRSQQGLAAVGATLLGYAVMILSGVLGLVVPYAVAAVVALAGEAALATRYAGTAELLDKAGLGEVFRRLVRDLSVVLLVVAAVRPGVAGDVAVLLLPAALWTVAVATSAVTKVIDGRVDPPAYTRNIDLGALRRVPVPPAWARWLAGLRLPLLNVLLVPAAVVAAAVDRVAPVVVTATVTLLAGLVTAAVLALTALRGRGRAPGVLPAVHDWLARERPEVALYFAGPAKDVYQANMWLAPVEATGRRAVVLLRAADAFGELADTRLPVICVPAGVDFMNLDLGSLRVALYAANVGANIHLLREPGVKHVFVGHGDSDKQASVNPYSKVYDEVWVAGPAGRERYARAAVGVLDRDIVEVGRPQLAGVHTFGSGAADHLFTVLYAPTWEGWLDDDPYHTSLVLMGERIVSGLLAAGNLRVLYKPHPLTGTRSAKARAVHERIVARIRAAGGQTDPTSLDGTAHLVVTGRTPALFDCFNATDLLVSDVSSVVSDFVQSERPYVVANPAGLPEDEFRRQFPTARAAYLLSADCGELPKILTVTRTGDDPMAEARRELKEYLLGPAGSNPMDRFRDEIGRLCG; the protein is encoded by the coding sequence TTGTTCAGCAGAGTACGCAGCCAGCAGGGTCTCGCCGCGGTCGGCGCGACGCTCCTCGGCTACGCGGTCATGATCCTCTCCGGGGTCCTCGGCCTGGTGGTCCCGTACGCGGTGGCCGCCGTGGTCGCCCTGGCCGGTGAGGCGGCCCTGGCCACCCGGTACGCCGGGACCGCCGAGCTGCTCGACAAGGCCGGCCTCGGCGAGGTCTTCCGCCGCCTGGTCCGGGACCTGTCGGTGGTCCTGCTGGTGGTCGCCGCGGTCCGTCCCGGGGTGGCCGGCGACGTCGCGGTGCTGCTGCTGCCGGCCGCGCTCTGGACCGTGGCGGTGGCCACGTCGGCGGTGACCAAGGTGATCGACGGGCGGGTCGACCCGCCGGCCTACACCCGCAACATCGACCTCGGCGCGCTGCGCCGGGTGCCGGTGCCGCCGGCCTGGGCGCGCTGGCTGGCCGGGCTGCGGCTGCCGCTGCTCAACGTGCTGCTGGTGCCGGCCGCCGTGGTGGCCGCCGCCGTCGACCGGGTCGCCCCGGTCGTGGTCACCGCCACCGTCACGCTGCTCGCCGGCCTGGTCACCGCCGCGGTGCTGGCGCTGACCGCGCTGCGCGGCCGGGGCCGGGCCCCGGGGGTGCTGCCCGCCGTGCACGACTGGCTGGCCCGGGAGCGGCCCGAGGTGGCCCTCTACTTCGCCGGCCCGGCCAAGGACGTCTACCAGGCCAACATGTGGCTCGCGCCGGTGGAGGCGACCGGACGGCGGGCGGTGGTGCTGCTGCGGGCCGCGGACGCGTTCGGCGAGCTGGCCGACACCCGGCTGCCGGTGATCTGCGTGCCGGCCGGCGTCGACTTCATGAACCTCGACCTCGGCTCGCTGCGGGTCGCCCTCTACGCGGCCAACGTCGGGGCCAACATCCACCTGCTGCGCGAGCCGGGCGTGAAGCACGTCTTCGTCGGGCACGGCGACAGCGACAAGCAGGCCAGCGTCAACCCGTACAGCAAGGTGTACGACGAGGTGTGGGTGGCCGGTCCGGCCGGCCGGGAACGGTACGCCCGGGCCGCGGTGGGCGTGCTGGACCGCGACATCGTGGAGGTCGGCCGCCCGCAGCTGGCCGGCGTGCACACCTTCGGCTCCGGCGCCGCCGACCACCTCTTCACCGTGCTCTACGCCCCCACCTGGGAGGGCTGGCTGGACGACGACCCCTACCACACCTCACTGGTGCTGATGGGGGAGCGGATCGTGTCCGGGCTGCTGGCCGCCGGGAACCTGCGGGTGCTCTACAAGCCGCACCCGCTCACCGGCACCCGCTCGGCGAAGGCGCGGGCGGTCCACGAGCGGATCGTCGCCCGGATCCGGGCCGCCGGCGGTCAGACCGACCCCACCTCGCTCGACGGCACCGCGCACCTGGTGGTCACCGGTCGCACGCCGGCGCTGTTCGACTGCTTCAACGCCACCGACCTGCTGGTCAGCGACGTGTCGAGTGTGGTCTCGGACTTCGTGCAGAGTGAGCGGCCGTACGTGGTGGCCAACCCGGCCGGCCTGCCGGAGGACGAGTTCCGCCGGCAGTTCCCCACCGCCCGGGCGGCGTACCTGCTCTCGGCGGACTGCGGCGAGCTGCCGAAGATCCTCACCGTGACCCGGACCGGGGACGACCCGATGGCCGAGGCGCGGCGGGAGCTGAAGGAGTATCTGCTCGGCCCGGCCGGGTCCAACCCGATGGACCGGTTCCGGGACGAGATCGGCCGGCTCTGCGGCTGA
- a CDS encoding DUF952 domain-containing protein — MIYKILSDDEWRQARAAGRFTGTALDRQDGYLHLSAADQVVETVRRHFAGVTGLTLLAVDESRLGEGLRWEVSRGGAAFPHLYAALPVDAVVAAHPLPADRPAADVVAELLD, encoded by the coding sequence GTGATCTACAAGATTCTCTCCGACGACGAGTGGCGGCAGGCGCGGGCGGCCGGGCGGTTCACCGGCACCGCGCTGGACCGGCAGGACGGCTACCTCCACCTGTCCGCGGCCGACCAGGTGGTGGAGACCGTACGCCGGCATTTCGCCGGGGTGACCGGCCTGACACTGCTCGCGGTGGACGAGAGCCGGCTCGGCGAAGGGCTGCGGTGGGAGGTGTCGCGCGGCGGCGCGGCGTTCCCGCACCTGTACGCGGCGCTGCCGGTGGACGCGGTGGTCGCGGCGCACCCGCTGCCGGCGGACCGGCCGGCCGCCGACGTGGTGGCCGAACTGCTCGACTAG
- a CDS encoding acyltransferase, which produces MTDSNDRSASVFVHPTADVEDGARVGDGTKVWHLAHIRSSAQVGAGCVIGRNVYVDAGVTVGDRVKIQNNVSVYQGVTIEDEVFVGPCAVFTNDFRPRAQNPDWTITPTLVRRGASIGANATLVCGIEVGEYAMIAAGSVVTKDVKPYQLVAGNPARPKGWVDEKGEVVSRDVDNPPHQG; this is translated from the coding sequence ATGACTGACAGCAACGACCGGTCCGCCTCCGTCTTCGTCCACCCGACGGCCGACGTGGAGGACGGCGCCCGGGTCGGTGACGGCACCAAGGTCTGGCACCTGGCGCACATCCGGTCGAGCGCCCAGGTCGGCGCCGGCTGCGTGATCGGCCGCAACGTCTACGTCGACGCGGGGGTCACCGTCGGCGACCGGGTGAAGATCCAGAACAACGTCTCGGTCTACCAGGGCGTGACCATCGAGGACGAGGTCTTCGTCGGCCCGTGCGCGGTGTTCACCAACGACTTCCGGCCGCGCGCCCAGAATCCGGACTGGACGATCACGCCGACGCTGGTCCGCCGGGGCGCCTCGATCGGCGCCAACGCGACGCTGGTCTGCGGCATCGAGGTCGGTGAGTACGCGATGATCGCGGCCGGCTCGGTGGTGACCAAGGACGTCAAGCCGTACCAGCTGGTGGCGGGCAACCCGGCCCGGCCGAAGGGCTGGGTCGACGAGAAGGGCGAGGTCGTCTCCCGCGACGTCGACAACCCGCCGCACCAGGGCTGA
- the yaaA gene encoding peroxide stress protein YaaA, with protein MPVLILLPPSEGKAEAGTGRRLDLSRLSLSELNPAREAVLTALVDLCAGPDEAAARDALGLSEGQRGELRRNARLRAAATAPAARLYTGVLYEALDLATLPPAAERAARRSVLISSGLWGAVRLADRIPPYRCPIGARLPGVGALSAYWRSAMGPVMTAAAGTGPVLDLRSGAYAATWTPRGPLAERTVTVRVLHERVVDGTPTRSVVSHFNKATKGRLVRDLLLAGTRPRTADALVGALRELKYTVEEGPRAIGRPRQLDLVVADL; from the coding sequence GTGCCGGTGCTCATCCTGCTCCCCCCGTCCGAGGGCAAGGCCGAGGCCGGCACCGGCCGGCGGCTGGACCTGTCGCGGCTGTCCCTGTCGGAGCTGAACCCGGCCCGGGAGGCGGTACTGACCGCACTGGTCGACCTCTGCGCCGGCCCGGACGAGGCGGCGGCCCGGGACGCGCTGGGCCTGAGTGAGGGCCAGCGCGGCGAGCTGCGGCGCAACGCCCGGCTGCGGGCGGCGGCCACCGCGCCGGCCGCCCGGCTGTACACCGGGGTGCTCTACGAGGCGCTCGACCTGGCCACGCTGCCCCCGGCGGCGGAGCGGGCCGCCCGCCGGTCGGTGCTGATCAGCTCCGGCCTGTGGGGCGCGGTCCGCCTCGCCGACCGGATCCCGCCGTACCGGTGCCCGATCGGGGCGCGCCTGCCGGGCGTCGGGGCGCTGTCGGCGTACTGGCGGTCCGCGATGGGGCCGGTCATGACGGCGGCCGCGGGCACCGGTCCGGTGCTCGACCTGCGCTCCGGCGCGTACGCGGCCACCTGGACCCCGCGCGGGCCGCTCGCCGAGCGCACGGTGACGGTGCGGGTGCTGCACGAGCGGGTGGTGGACGGGACGCCGACGCGCTCGGTGGTGAGCCACTTCAACAAGGCGACCAAGGGCCGGCTGGTCCGGGACCTGCTCCTCGCCGGCACCCGCCCGCGTACCGCCGACGCGCTGGTGGGCGCGCTGCGCGAGCTGAAGTACACGGTCGAGGAGGGTCCCCGGGCCATCGGCCGGCCCCGGCAGCTCGACCTCGTCGTCGCCGATCTCTGA